The Deltaproteobacteria bacterium nucleotide sequence TAACTAGTTTATTATTATCAGACGACATGTATGTATTGTAGCCCATTGGCTACAATGTGACAAGAGCAATCTTCTGCCAAAGCAATAAGGTATAAATTTGCAAACTTTAGTGCAAAGAGCGAAAAGAGACCTGATTATTAGAACCTAAACCTCTCTTAACCAACTAATTAGGGGAACCACGTTTGCCGGGGTTCCATCTACCTCATAGCTTGCTTCGTCGCGCAAGGTGATAATAGTTAAACGCTTTGCGCCAAATTCTCTCGCGGCTTGCCTTAGCGCCCTTAATTCTCTTTCTACGGTTAAGGGATTATCTAATGAGGTACAGACTTGAATGAGCTCGGGGCCGGGATTAGAATTAGGCAGAAAAAAATCCACTTCGTTCTTTTGGGAAGTCTGAACATAAAAAAGAGACAAATTGCAAACATGTCCCCTGCGCAGGAGTTCTACAAAAACTGCATTTTCTAAGAGTGCTCCGCGCTGACTCCGAGTCTGATCGGAACATGCGCTTACAAATCCATTATCAACCGTGTAAATCTTTCGCGTAGAAGAAATGCGCTGGCGCGTCTTGTAACTAAATGCCTGAAGCTCAAAAAAAAGATAGGCCTCGTGAAGATATCCCAAATATTTTTGAATCGTAGCAAATCCAACTTGGTGCAAAGCCCTTTCCAAACTTCGCGCCGAAAAACGCGAACTTACAGAATTAATTAAGAGATTCGCGAGGCTGCGAATTGCCACGGTATTTCTGATGCGATGGCGATTAACAACATCGCGTAAAATTACAGCATCAAAGAGAGTGCGCAAATAGGCAGCAGGATCAGTTCTTTGCAAAACTACCTCGGGAAATCCGCCAAGTTCCATCCAACTATCTAGCGCATCGACTCTAACAGCCGTTGCATCTATCGAGCGCGCAACACAATATTCCTCAAAGTTAAATGGGAATAATTCAACGATAATGTGGCGGCCGGTAAGTGAGGACGCAAGTTCCTTGCTGAGTAATTTTGAGTTTGAGCCAGTAATAATCATGTTCTTTCCGCGGCGCTGCTGGCGATTTACGAAAATCTCCCAATTGGGAAGATTTTGGATCTCGTCGAGCACGTAATATTCTGCCTGCGGCTCGACAAGCTCAAGCGCCTCCATGAGCTCATCATTTTCGGCAATCGCACCCAAAACCACTTCATCCTCAAGGCTCACGAAAGCAAATCTCTCGCCCCGTAACGACTTAAGAGCAAGAGTTGATTTGCCCGCACGCCTAGGTCCAAGAATGACCTTTACTTGCGCCATAGGAAGATACGAGCGAAGCTTAGCCTCGACCTTCTCTCTTCCAACAACGCCAAACTTTAGAATTTGCTCTACTTCCTTGGCCTGACGTTTTAGCGCATTGATAAGTGCCGTATTCATAATTATCAAAATAGCCTTTTTTGATAATTACAACAACAGCAGAACAAAAACCTAGCGATAAATGCCGTACCCCCTAAAATAGCCTCGGAGTCTATGGGAAAATTCAAGTGGCTTGAAGCAACGCGAGGTAACTCATTGAAATAACGGAAGCAAATAGACGCTGGAATCGAGTAGCTCCAACGAAAGCAATAAACCGGCTGCACTACATCATGCCATGCGAACTACCCACAGAGTCGCAACGGCGTACACTTATATTAAAACATAGAAAAATTAGGCATGAATAAGGAACAACTCTACGCTAGCCCTTATGTCACTCTTGTTTTATCCTTACTTTTATGCGAGGATGCAGCGCTTATTTGGTTGTGTCTGAGTCCTAAATATTTAATTTTAAGTGAGATTTAAAATGTTTGCCGTCATTAGAACAGGTGGAAAACAGTATCGGGTTGAGCCTGACAGTATTATTAATATTGAGAAAATTAAGGGAGAGGTTGGTGACGACCTCATGCTTAGCGAAGTCCTTTTGGTAGATAATGGCGCAGAAGTAAAAGTTGGGCAGCCATTAGTCGAAGGAGCTGCCGTGAATATAGTGATTATGCGCCACGGCAGGGCAAAAAAGCTGATTGCTTTTAAGAAGATACGCCGCCATGGCAAGCAAGTAAAAAAGGGGCATCGCCAGAGCTTTACGCAGGTGCGTGTGAAAAATATAGTCTGCTAGCTTTTAAAGCATTTTTTTAATATTTCAGAGTTTAGAATATTCTATTACCAACGAGGTTTCTATGGCACATAAAAAGGCGGGCAGTTCGTCGCGCAATGGACGCGACTCGAGGGGGCAGCGTCGAGGAATAAAAAAGTTTGGTGGTGAAAGCGTAATTGCTGGAAACATATTGGTTCGACAGCTAGGCACCAAGTTCCACCCAGGAAATAATGTCGGCATGGGGCGCGACTATACTCTTTTTGCACTAAAGAACGGAAGCGTGGCTTTTGAGGACAAGCGCGGAAGAAAGGTCATTAGCGTTTACTAAATGCAGTTTGCCGTAGCACAGCGATAATATATTTTTTTGGGATAATATATTTTTTTTGGGGCCTAGCTATTTATTATTTCGCGTCGTACCACGTCATTCCGTCTAATCTATGCCGCGCAAATGCCAGTGCCCATATAACACCTAAGCGTTACCTCTGTGCGATTTATTGACGAAGTAAAAATATCTGTAGTCGCTGGAAATGGCGGCAGTGGATGCGTGTCTTGGCGACGAGAGAAGTTTGTTCCATTTGGTGGGCCCGATGGTGGCAACGGAGGAAGCGGCGGAAGTGTTATTTTTCAGGCCGAGTCTGGACTCAATACACTGATCGATTTTAGCTTTAATCCAATAATAACCGCCGAAAATGGGAATGACGGCGAAGCTAATCAGAGAACCGGCAAGAACGGCTTAGATACTATCTGCAAGGTTCCAGTTGGAACACAGGTATTCTTTGGCGATAAGTTGGTTGCCGATATTTCTTCTGGCAAGGCGCGCTGGATTGCGGCTCGCGGTGGAAATGGTGGCAAGGGAAACGCGTTTTTTAAGTCAGCCGTAAATCAGGCCCCAGACTTCGCTCAGACTGGACAAGCTGGAGAGAAATTCGAATTTACGCTAATACTAAAATCCATCGCGGACGTTGGACTAGTTGGATTGCCAAACGTTGGAAAATCTACATTTATCGCCAGCATATCAGCAGCGTCACCTAAAATAGCCGACTACCCATTTACAACGCTAAGGCCAAACCTCGGCGTAGTGGATCTGGGAGAAGATAGGAAGTTTGTCGTGGCCGACATCCCGGGCCTTATTCCCGGAGCCCATCTTGGCAAAGGCTTGGGCATAACTTTTCTTAAACACATCGAACGCACAAAAGTCCTTGCCCAATTTATCGACGTAAGTGTCGATTCAGCGCCCAACGAAAGAGAAGTTAACAAAGCAGAAAAAAATGACGATACCTATATAGTAGAGGCGGCAATTCGGCAATTTAAGGCTATAGATAATGAATTGGGAGAGTTCTCAGCAACTTTGATAAAGCTACCGAGAATAATAGTATTTTCCAAGGGAGACTTGAGCCAATCCGAAAAAGCCTACAATCTAACGCGAGGTGTATTTGAAGAAATGGGGTTTAAAAGCTACTTAATTTCTGCTATAAACAAGCAAGGCATTAAGAATCTTTTAGAAGAGTTGTATAAACTTATTAGGAGGTAATTATATTGCTTATAATTTATGTGCCGCAGCAAAAAGCTGCGATTATGGAATTAAGAATCTCATACAATTCCTCCAACAATAGGCTATTAGCGCTAAAATGACATCAACTAATAGCCTAACATCCCCAAATCACTTATCTGGATACGAAATTGCGACACAGGCCATGACATCAGCCATTGAGCAAAAGGCTAGGGATGTTTCTGGCCTAAATCTTCAGGGTATTTCAGATGTAACAGAGTATTTTATTATAGTTAGCGGCACATCAGCTCGCCATGTTCGCGGCATTGCGGACAAGATAAAGCACGATTTGCGGGAGAGAGGGGAAAAACCTATCTCTTCTATTGGCTACGAAGTTGCAGAATGGGTTCTGCTTGACTATGGTAATGTCGTCGTTCATGTCTTCTTGGAACAAACTCGCCAGTACTACGGCCTGGACGAAGTATGGAAACATGCGCCACGTCTATCGCTCAGCACGGAGCTAGAGGCTGAGGCTAAGAAATTGCGCACCGGCATGTTCTAAGAAAAAGACGAGCTAACGGCAAAATCTTTATTTGATTTGCATTTGCACAATATTTCCATTTCCCGAAGAGGCAAGTATATGGTTAATCGAATAGTGAAGTATATTATTGCTCTTTTGCTCGTCGGCACAGCAGCGGGCTATCTATTTTACTTCAACCGCCACGCAGTTACAGTCACCTTAGCTCCCGGAAAAGTTTGGGAAGCACCTTTAGCAATCGTTCTAATGGCGGTTTTCTTTTTGGGAACGGCCATGCTTGGCGCCGTTGCAATATATTTAGGTGCTAAACATTCCTTTAAAGATTGGCAAGACAAACTTAAGCGAAAACGCCTCACCAACCATTCGCAACTTTTGCAAAGCGGAAGCGAACTATTAGCACTTGATAGTTTTAGTTCGGCTAAAACCAATTTGGAAAAAATCGTAAATCAGGATTCCTCCAATGTCTTAGCGTGGCTAGCACTGGCACAGGTCTATGAAAAGCAAGGCAAAACAGATGATTGCCTAAGAGTATTAGAACGGGCGCGATTAAATAATGCTGGAAGCTATCTCGTGTTATTTAAAATCGCTGAAATCAATCAAGCTTTGCTGAACTACACCGCTGCATACGACAACTTAAAAATAGTTCTAAATGCTCATCCCAAAAATATCCTTGCGCTAAAAAAAATAGTTACGTGTTGTAAAAACCTTAAACGCTACGACGAGGCAATTGCATATACTAAGGAAGTCCTGTCGGCAGCTTACGGAAAAGAGCAGGAGGCTTACAACCAAGAACTTGCAGAACTAGAACTCCGCTACACTGAGACTAAGCATAGCGAAAATTCCTTAGAACTTAGATCTGCCCTAGAAGCAATATTGAGAAAACATAGAGACTTTCCGCCCGCACTCGACGCTCTAGCCAAGATAGAACGCGGTCAATCAAAACTTCAGGCGGCGTCAAAACTGTGGACGAGAGCCTATCAGGTAACGCGAGAGATTGTTTACTTAAAATCCATAGCATCGATGTGGCTGGATGCTAACGATTCAGCAGCAGCAGTCGATGCAGTAAAAACTGCCATTAATTACAAAAAAGCTGCCGAACTTTCTCTTGGAGAAAGAGTTTTTTTGGCCAATCTTTTCTTAGCATTTAACAAGTCTATAGAGGCTAAAGATGAGTTAAAGCAAATCGAAACTCAAGGAAAAATTTCAGATAACATGCTTAGACATGTAAACTTAGTTAGAGCGAGCATCCTTCACCACGAGGGCCGACACGCCGAAGCAAACCGAATATTAAAAAGCATTATCGAGCGCGATAAATGCATAACTGGTTATTTGCCTTCAAAGACGGCTGGCACAAACGGAAGTGCAGCCTTGCATCCAGCAACCGATGAGTTATCAGCTACCAATGACAAGGCCATTTTGGCGACGACTAGCAACTTAACGCAATGACGTGAGAATAAAATAGCGATTTGCAATGAGCTTATGGCAAAAACGAGAGCGAAAAATTGCAGCTTAGCGAGCAAATCCAGGCGATTGCTGGCACTAATTATTCTCGACGGGCTCGGGAATAACCCAAACACCGAGGCAAATGCAGTTAGCCATGCAAAAACTCCAACGCTAGACAGCCTGCATCGCTCCTGCCCATACACTGAACTAATTACCTGCGGCGAACGCGTAGGGTTGCCGCAAGGACAAATGGGCAACTCTGAGGTTGGCCATTTAAACATCGGCGGCGGAAGGGTTATAGAGCAAGAGTTAAGCCGGATTAATCGATATACATCCACCAACAGATTAAGCGAACTACCTGTCTTAAACGATCTATTGAGGCATCTTAGAGATAATCCTAAACAAGCTTTGCACTTAATTGGCCTACTGAGTAAGGGCGGGGTGCATAGCCACATAAAACATTTAGAATCCTTGATTACGGAGGCAGCTAAGCAAGGAGTACAAAATATATTCATTCACGCCATTACCGATGGAAGGGATCGCCCCCCTCAAGCAGCTCAGGACGAAATAAGTGAATTTTTGGATTTCTTGCGCGGCGTAAGGCAAGAGTTCCCTGCTCTATTGAATTTGCGAATTGCATCTATGATTGGTCGTTACTTTGCAATGGATCGGGACAATAGATGGGAGAGAACCCAAATTGCCTATGAGCTCTTTACCCTCGGCAAAGGTGCGCCAGCGCATGACCCACTAAGCGCTCTAGCGGGAAAATATGGCGAAAGTATATCTGACGAGTTCCTCCCGCCCTTAGTTTTTTCGCTGGATTCCATAGAGCGTCCGGCTACCATAGCTGACGGAGACTCAATATTGTTTTTTAACTTTAGAGCAGACCGCATGCGCCAAATAGTTAGCTCTTTCTGTGCTGCCAATTTTGACTTTTTTGAACGAGCAGTTGTGCCTAAAATTAACTCCATTCATACACTGACAGAATACGAGGCCGATTTCGACGTAGAAGTGCTTTTTCGACCTCAGGTAGTTAGCAATCATTTGGGCAATGTGTTGTCAAAGGCGGGTTTGCGGCAACTACGCATCGCAGAAACGGAGAAGTATGCACACGTAACCTATTTTTTTAATGGTGGAGTAGAGAAGCAGGATCCGGGAGAGAGTAGAATACTAATACCTTCGCCACGAGATGTTAGCACTTACGATCAAAAGCCTCAGATGAGCGCCTTTGAGGTTACCGACGCTTTATTGAGTAAAATTGCCAATGATGAAGTGGACGTCATAATCCTAAATTACGCAAATTGCGACATGGTTGGACATACTGGCAATTTTTCTGCGGCCGTAAAGGCAGTGGAAGCGGTAGATACCTGTCTTGGCCGCGCAATTGCGGCCATAGAAGGAAAGGGCGGCATAGCCATAGTAACCGCAGATCACGGAAACGCCGAGCAAATGATCGATTACAAAACTGGCAAACCTCATACCTTTCACACCACGTTTCCAGTTCCTTTTTTTCTTGTAGGAAAAGGTTTCGCCAATGTAACATTGAAACAAAATGGCTCACTTTGCGACATTGCACCGACCATTTGCGAGCTGCTAGAAATCTCGCAGCCGGCAGAAATGACTGGTAAATCCTTATTATTATAGTTTGCATGTTATCGCGCGTTTTAGATTTTATATATCCGCCAACTTGTGCCGTATGTAGCGGCGCACTAAAGAGTAGCAATACGAAGCCGCTCCTTTGCACGCAGTGCGATCCCGCAAGACGAGCAACCCCATGCAATCTCGTTTCCCGCAAACTACCTGTCGCGAGCAATATTGCGAATTTGCACGATGCTCTGCATTCCTGCCTTCGCTGCGGAGAGCCATCTCCACCAAATTACCAAAAAAATCCCATTTGCGTAGCCTGCGAAGTGTGGCCACCACCACTTAGATACGTTCGCTCGCTTTGGTACTATGAGAACCAGGCCGAAAACTGCATAAAAGCATTCAAATACGGCAACAAACATCGGCTAGCAAACTATTTTGCAAATCAACTCCTCGCCGCTTTGTGCGGCTCAGAACACTATTTGCCAATTTTTGCCGATGCGAATATTAACGACATTAGTGCTGTACAGTCGGTTTGGGATCTAATGTTGCCCCTACCCTCTTCTCACTCATCTACGCGAATGCGCGGTTACGCGCACATGGCTTTTATCACAAGAATACTCAGTCGCAATCTTGGCGTTAGTGCAAGCCTTGAGGCACTGTATTCGCCGACGAATCGCCTTGCGCAGGCAAAACTGGGATACAAAGAGCGCTTTCAGAACGCAAAATCCGCTTTTGCGGCACGAGGGAAGGTAGTTAAGGGAAAGAAAATAGTTTTAATCGATGACGTAATGACTACAGGAGCTAGTCTTTGGTCTGCGGCCTGGTGCTTGCTCGATGCGGGCGCTATTAGCGTAGATGCTCTGACCATTTCGCGCTCTAAACATTTTGGCAGTTTGCGCTTGAATTCTGCTAGACAACACATTGCGGAGAGCTTTGTTGCATGAGTCGGCGACATAAATTTGCTAATGCAATTTGCGTGTTTATATCTGCGGTCGCGCTCTTGTGGATAGCTCAAGGCATAGAAGGGGAAGAAGTATTCAATCAAATTAAATCCGTCAACGCGTTTAATCTAGTCCTCGCATTAGCATTCACATCAGCAAGTTACGCTCTCCGTTCATGGCGCTGGCCTTTTTTCTTTAAGTATAATCCTCCTTCGTTTTCAGCTTCATTTCGCTGTCTTAATGTTGGTTTTTTTATGAATAACATTTTGCCAGCTCGTTTAGGGGAGATAATAAGGGCCCATCTTGGAGCAAAGGCCACGAAACAGACTCGCACACCTGTTTTAGCAACTATAGCCGGTGAGCGATTAGCCGACGGGGTGATGATTAGTACCATTTTTTCCATCCTGTTCACCATTGGGGCAAACCCTGCCGAAATTGCGCAAGGA carries:
- a CDS encoding ATP-binding protein; its protein translation is MNTALINALKRQAKEVEQILKFGVVGREKVEAKLRSYLPMAQVKVILGPRRAGKSTLALKSLRGERFAFVSLEDEVVLGAIAENDELMEALELVEPQAEYYVLDEIQNLPNWEIFVNRQQRRGKNMIITGSNSKLLSKELASSLTGRHIIVELFPFNFEEYCVARSIDATAVRVDALDSWMELGGFPEVVLQRTDPAAYLRTLFDAVILRDVVNRHRIRNTVAIRSLANLLINSVSSRFSARSLERALHQVGFATIQKYLGYLHEAYLFFELQAFSYKTRQRISSTRKIYTVDNGFVSACSDQTRSQRGALLENAVFVELLRRGHVCNLSLFYVQTSQKNEVDFFLPNSNPGPELIQVCTSLDNPLTVERELRALRQAAREFGAKRLTIITLRDEASYEVDGTPANVVPLISWLREV
- the rplU gene encoding 50S ribosomal protein L21; the encoded protein is MFAVIRTGGKQYRVEPDSIINIEKIKGEVGDDLMLSEVLLVDNGAEVKVGQPLVEGAAVNIVIMRHGRAKKLIAFKKIRRHGKQVKKGHRQSFTQVRVKNIVC
- the rpmA gene encoding 50S ribosomal protein L27, producing MAHKKAGSSSRNGRDSRGQRRGIKKFGGESVIAGNILVRQLGTKFHPGNNVGMGRDYTLFALKNGSVAFEDKRGRKVISVY
- the obgE gene encoding GTPase ObgE, with translation MRFIDEVKISVVAGNGGSGCVSWRREKFVPFGGPDGGNGGSGGSVIFQAESGLNTLIDFSFNPIITAENGNDGEANQRTGKNGLDTICKVPVGTQVFFGDKLVADISSGKARWIAARGGNGGKGNAFFKSAVNQAPDFAQTGQAGEKFEFTLILKSIADVGLVGLPNVGKSTFIASISAASPKIADYPFTTLRPNLGVVDLGEDRKFVVADIPGLIPGAHLGKGLGITFLKHIERTKVLAQFIDVSVDSAPNEREVNKAEKNDDTYIVEAAIRQFKAIDNELGEFSATLIKLPRIIVFSKGDLSQSEKAYNLTRGVFEEMGFKSYLISAINKQGIKNLLEELYKLIRR
- the rsfS gene encoding ribosome silencing factor, whose translation is MTSTNSLTSPNHLSGYEIATQAMTSAIEQKARDVSGLNLQGISDVTEYFIIVSGTSARHVRGIADKIKHDLRERGEKPISSIGYEVAEWVLLDYGNVVVHVFLEQTRQYYGLDEVWKHAPRLSLSTELEAEAKKLRTGMF
- a CDS encoding 2,3-bisphosphoglycerate-independent phosphoglycerate mutase, with amino-acid sequence MAKTRAKNCSLASKSRRLLALIILDGLGNNPNTEANAVSHAKTPTLDSLHRSCPYTELITCGERVGLPQGQMGNSEVGHLNIGGGRVIEQELSRINRYTSTNRLSELPVLNDLLRHLRDNPKQALHLIGLLSKGGVHSHIKHLESLITEAAKQGVQNIFIHAITDGRDRPPQAAQDEISEFLDFLRGVRQEFPALLNLRIASMIGRYFAMDRDNRWERTQIAYELFTLGKGAPAHDPLSALAGKYGESISDEFLPPLVFSLDSIERPATIADGDSILFFNFRADRMRQIVSSFCAANFDFFERAVVPKINSIHTLTEYEADFDVEVLFRPQVVSNHLGNVLSKAGLRQLRIAETEKYAHVTYFFNGGVEKQDPGESRILIPSPRDVSTYDQKPQMSAFEVTDALLSKIANDEVDVIILNYANCDMVGHTGNFSAAVKAVEAVDTCLGRAIAAIEGKGGIAIVTADHGNAEQMIDYKTGKPHTFHTTFPVPFFLVGKGFANVTLKQNGSLCDIAPTICELLEISQPAEMTGKSLLL
- a CDS encoding ComF family protein → MLSRVLDFIYPPTCAVCSGALKSSNTKPLLCTQCDPARRATPCNLVSRKLPVASNIANLHDALHSCLRCGEPSPPNYQKNPICVACEVWPPPLRYVRSLWYYENQAENCIKAFKYGNKHRLANYFANQLLAALCGSEHYLPIFADANINDISAVQSVWDLMLPLPSSHSSTRMRGYAHMAFITRILSRNLGVSASLEALYSPTNRLAQAKLGYKERFQNAKSAFAARGKVVKGKKIVLIDDVMTTGASLWSAAWCLLDAGAISVDALTISRSKHFGSLRLNSARQHIAESFVA